GGTCACGAGCTTTTCGACGGCTTCCCGTTCACCATGGGCAACCTCGAGCACGAGTTCGTCATGGACCTGCAGCAGCATCCTGGACTTCAGCCCCTGGCTGGTCAGCTCGGCCGAAACGCCGAGCATCGCCCGCTTCATGAGGTCCGCCGCCGAACCCTGGATCGGCGAGTTCAGTGCAATGCGCTCGGCGATCTCGCGGTGCTGGCGGTCGGTGCTGGTCAGGTCCGGAAGATAGCGGCGGCGGCCTTCGATCGTGGAAGTGTAGCCATCGATCCGGGCCTGCTCCACGACACCACGCAGATAGTCGCGCACGGCGCCGAAGCGGTCGAAGTAGTCCTTCATGAGGGTCCTGGCTTCGTCGACCGAGATTTCCAGTTGCTTGGACAGACCGAACGAAGTCAGGCCGTAGGCCAATCCATAGGACATGGCCTTGACCTTGGAGCGCATGGCACTCGTGACCTCTTCCGGTGCCACGTTGAAGATGTGCGAGCCGACATAGCGGTGCAGGTCCTCGCCCTCCTTGTACGCCTGGATGAGCCCTTCGTCGCCGGACAGATGCGCCATGATACGCATTTCGATCTGCGAGTAGTCGGCCGACAGCAGGCATTCGTAGCCCTCACTGACCACGAAGATCCCGCGGACGCGACGACCTTCCTCGCTGCGCACCGGGATGTTCTGCAGATTGGGATTGTTCGAGGAAATACGCCCCGTCGCCGCGACGTTCTGCGCGTACGTGGTGTGGATCCGGCCATCCTCGGCCACGGATTTCTTGAGCGTCTCCAGCATCTGGGCAAGCTTGGAGGATTCCCGGTGGGCCATGAGCTGCACCAGGAACTCGTGGCCGGTCTTCTCCAGGAGGGCCTTCAGCGAGGCGGCGTCCGTTGTGTAGCCGGACTTGATCTTCTTGGTTTTGGGCAGGCCAAGCTCTTCGAAGAGGACCGTTTGCAGCTGCTTGGGCGATCCGAGATTGACCTCGTGGCCAATGGCGGCAAATGCCTGCTCCTGGGCGTTGTCGATCACCTTGGCGAGGTCCGCGAGCTGTTCGTTCAGGCGCTCCATGGAGATGGCAATGCCCGAAAGTTCCATCTGGGCCAGGACCCGTGCGACCGGCAGCTCCAAGGTGGCCAGGAGCGCCTCGGCCTTGCGCTCTGCGAGCTCGCTTTCGAAGTGCTTGCTCAGTGCGTGGACGACGGCGGCCTGCTGGACGAGCGCACCGGCCGCGGCACCGTCTGGCCCATCGCCGAGTTCGAGTTCCAGCTGGCCGGTTGGCGCCACCGCAGCCGTGACAGTGATCCGCAAGTGGTGCTGGGCAAGCTCGGCGAGCTCGTAGCTGCGGCGGTCCGGCTGGATCAGGTAGCCCGAAATGGCAGTGTCGTCCACTACGCCTTCCAGGCCAAGACCACGGTGGTGCAAGGCCTTCAAAGCATCCTTGAACTCGTGCATGACTTTGGCTTCTTCGGGGTCTTGAAGCCACTTGGCCAAGACGGCATCGGCCGCCGCGTCCAAGGACGACAGCTCGATGTAGGCAGCCCCGTCGGCGCGCACGATCGCGAGGGCATCGGCGTCGTCGCCAATCCGACCCGGGACCAACTGCACGGCGACGGCGGAACGGCTCCCCGCACCGGCGGCGAAGAACTCCGCCAGGGCGGCGGCGTTGTCCAGGATCTTGTAGTCGGGCGCGTCGATGGTTTCGGGAGCCGCGCCGGCGGTGTCGTCGCCGTAGAGTGCGAACAGCCGGGTGCGGAGCGTCCTGAATTCGAGGGTGTCGAACAGAGTCTCGACCTCCTGGCGGTTGGGGCGCGGTTCCTCGAGGTCGGCGAGTGTCACGGGGAGTTGGAGGTCGTGAAGGAGTCGGTTGAGGCGCCGGTTGCGCTTCACGGCGTCGATGTTTTCCCGGAGGGCTCCGCCTACCTTGCCGCCGATGGAATCCAGGTTCTCCAGGATCCCTTCCAGGCCACCGTAGAGGTTGATCCACTTGGCTGCGGTCTTGGGGCCGACGCCGGGAACGCCGGCGAGGTTGTCGGCGGACTCACCCACCAGAGCGGCGAGATCGGAGTAGCGGGACGGCGGAACGAAGTACTTCTCTTCAATGGCCGCCGCGTCCATGCGCGGAATGTTTGAAACGCCCTGTTTCGGGTAGAGAACGAACACGTTGTCCGTGATGAGCTGGAAAGCGTCACGGTCCCCCGATACCAGGAGGACTTCGAAGCCCGCGGCATCGCCCTGCGCCGCGAGGGTGGCGAGGATGTCGTCAGCCTCGTAGCCGGGCATCTTGATGGTCTTGATCCCCCACGCTTCCATGACTTGATCGATGAGATCGATCTGCCCGCGGAATTCCGACGGCGTCTCGTTGCGGCCAGCCTTGTATTCGCTGTAGTCCGCCTTGCGGAAGGTCGTGTCGTCCGAGACATCGAAGGCCACCGCGACGTGGGTGGGCTTCTGGTCCTTGATGAGGTTGATCAACATCGAGGTGAAGCCATGCACGGCATTGGTGTGCTGGCCCGAGGATGTGGCGAAGTTCTCTGCCGGCAGAGCATAGAATGCCCGGAACGCCATGGAGTGACCATCAAGGACCAAGAGCCGCGGTCGGCCACCTGCCGCCGTGCCCGCAATGGTAGTCGAAGGGTCTGGTGCCGTTGCGGTGGCAGTTGAAACTGCGCTTGCCGTTGGCGTTGGCGTTGACGTTGGAACTGAGTCCGGTTTGGTTGTTTCGCTCACAGGTGCCAGCCTAGTTGCCATGATGGACAATTTCACGCCGGGCCCGTTCGCTGAAGAACTCAATGCGGCCGGTGTTCCGCAGGAGTTGCACGGTTGGCTTTCCCGCTATGGCGTGGGCTCGCTCGTAGCCAAGATGGGCATCAAGTTCCTTGAACTGGGCCCGGAACGGACCGTCGCCACCATGCCGGTGGAGGGCAATACCCAGGTTGCCGGCATCCTCCACGGCGGAGCCCATGTAGTCCTCGCCGAAACCTTGGGCTCCTTCGCGGCGGCCCTGCATGCCGGAGCCGGACGCCACGTGGTGGGAATCGAGGTGGGCGCAACCCACCATCGCTCCATAGCAAGCGGCCTGGTCACCGGCACATGCACAGCCATCCACTTGGGCGGCACGCTCGCCACCCACGAAATCGTCATGACCGACGAACACGGCCGACGGTTGTCAACTGCCCGGATTACCAACATGATCCGGGAGAACAGGGCCCGCTGAC
This genomic interval from Arthrobacter sp. FW306-2-2C-D06B contains the following:
- a CDS encoding hotdog fold thioesterase, giving the protein MMDNFTPGPFAEELNAAGVPQELHGWLSRYGVGSLVAKMGIKFLELGPERTVATMPVEGNTQVAGILHGGAHVVLAETLGSFAAALHAGAGRHVVGIEVGATHHRSIASGLVTGTCTAIHLGGTLATHEIVMTDEHGRRLSTARITNMIRENRAR
- the polA gene encoding DNA polymerase I, which gives rise to MAFRAFYALPAENFATSSGQHTNAVHGFTSMLINLIKDQKPTHVAVAFDVSDDTTFRKADYSEYKAGRNETPSEFRGQIDLIDQVMEAWGIKTIKMPGYEADDILATLAAQGDAAGFEVLLVSGDRDAFQLITDNVFVLYPKQGVSNIPRMDAAAIEEKYFVPPSRYSDLAALVGESADNLAGVPGVGPKTAAKWINLYGGLEGILENLDSIGGKVGGALRENIDAVKRNRRLNRLLHDLQLPVTLADLEEPRPNRQEVETLFDTLEFRTLRTRLFALYGDDTAGAAPETIDAPDYKILDNAAALAEFFAAGAGSRSAVAVQLVPGRIGDDADALAIVRADGAAYIELSSLDAAADAVLAKWLQDPEEAKVMHEFKDALKALHHRGLGLEGVVDDTAISGYLIQPDRRSYELAELAQHHLRITVTAAVAPTGQLELELGDGPDGAAAGALVQQAAVVHALSKHFESELAERKAEALLATLELPVARVLAQMELSGIAISMERLNEQLADLAKVIDNAQEQAFAAIGHEVNLGSPKQLQTVLFEELGLPKTKKIKSGYTTDAASLKALLEKTGHEFLVQLMAHRESSKLAQMLETLKKSVAEDGRIHTTYAQNVAATGRISSNNPNLQNIPVRSEEGRRVRGIFVVSEGYECLLSADYSQIEMRIMAHLSGDEGLIQAYKEGEDLHRYVGSHIFNVAPEEVTSAMRSKVKAMSYGLAYGLTSFGLSKQLEISVDEARTLMKDYFDRFGAVRDYLRGVVEQARIDGYTSTIEGRRRYLPDLTSTDRQHREIAERIALNSPIQGSAADLMKRAMLGVSAELTSQGLKSRMLLQVHDELVLEVAHGEREAVEKLVTEQMGTAAELSVPLDVQLGVGSSWYDAGH